One region of Mus musculus strain C57BL/6J chromosome 3, GRCm38.p6 C57BL/6J genomic DNA includes:
- the Srsf11 gene encoding serine/arginine-rich splicing factor 11 isoform X8 produces the protein MINNHRDQTLYFSEHKYFQQTQVVYQGDIFWVFLCVFCLQRECVLMQGCFSAGVIPDETKALSLLAPANAVAGLLPGGGLLPTPNPLTQIGAVPLAALGAPALDPALAALGLPGTNLNSQSLAADQLLKLMSTVDPKLNHVAAGLVSPSLKSDTSSKEIEEAMKRVREAQSLISAAIEPDKKEEKRRHSRSRSRSRRRRTPSSSRHRRSRSRSRRRSHSKSRSRRRSKSPRRRRSHSRERGRRSRSTSKARDKKKEDKEKKRSKTPPKSYSTARRSRSASRERRRRRSRSGTRSPKKPRSPKRKLSRSPSPRRHKKEKKKDKDKERSRDERERSTSKKKRSKDKEKERERKSESDKDVKQVTRDYDEEEQGYDSEKEKKEEKRPTEAVSPKTKECSVEKGVGDLRESKVNGDDHHEEDMDMSD, from the exons ATGATAAATAATCATAGAGatcaaactttatattttagcgAACATAAGTACTTTCAACAAACTCAGGTGGTGTATCAGGGAGACATTTTCTgggtgtttttgtgtgttttctgtctTCAAAGAGAGTGTGTTCTCATGCAAGGATGTTTCTCTGCAGGAGTTATTCCTGATGAGACTAAGGCTTTGTCTCTATTGGCACCAGCTAATGCAGTGGCAGGTCTTCTGCCTGGTGGTGGACTCCTGCCTACCCCCAACCCACTTACCCAG ATTGGCGCTGTTCCCCTGGCTGCGTTGGGAGCTCCAGCTCTTGATCCTGCCCTTGCTGCTCTTGGGCTTCCAGGAACAAACTTGAACTCTCAG tccctTGCTGCAGACCAGCTATTGAAACTTATGAGTACTGTTGATCCCAA ATTGAATCATGTAGCAGCTGGTCTTGTTTCACCAAGTCTGAAGTCAGACACCTCtagtaaagaaatagaggaagccATGAAGAGAGTGCGTGAAGCCCAGTCCCTGATTTCTGCCGCTATTGAGCCAG acaagaaggaagaaaagagaagacattcGAGATCAAGATCTCgctcgaggaggaggaggacccccTCATCCTCCAGACACAG GCGGTCACGAAGCCGGTCAAGGAGGCGGTCACACTCCAAATCCAGGAGTAGAAGGAGATCCAAAAGTCCAAGACGGAGACGATCTCATTCCCGAGAGAGGGGTAGAAGGTCAAGGAGCACATCCAAAGCCAG agacaaaaagaaagaagataaagaaaagaaacgtTCCAAAACTCCACCAAAAAGCTACAGCACAGCCAGACGCTCTCGGAGTGCAAGCAG AGAGAGAAGACGACGGCGAAGTAGGAGTGGTACAAGATCCCCTAAAAAGCCCAGGTCTCCTAAAAGAAAGCTGTCTCGCTCACCATCCCCAAGGAG acataaaaaagagaagaagaaagataaggacaaagaaagaagcagagatgaAAGGGAACGATCAACAAGTAAAAAGAAGAGGAGCAAAGACAAGGAGAAGGAGCGAGAAAGGAAGTCTGAGAGTGACAAAGACGTCAAA CAGGTGACTCGGGATTATGATGAAGAGGAGCAAGGCTATGACagtgagaaggaaaagaaagaggagaagagaccAACAGAAGCAGTGTCCCCTAAAACAAAGGAGTGCTCTGTGGAGAAGGGGGTGGGCGACCTTCGAGAGTCCAAAGTGAACGGGGATGATCACCACGAAGAAGACATGGATATGAGTGACTGA
- the Srsf11 gene encoding serine/arginine-rich splicing factor 11 isoform 1 (isoform 1 is encoded by transcript variant 1), producing the protein MSSTAVVPSAPGPGPGPSGGPGGGTEVIQVTNVSPSASSEQMRTLFGFLGKIDELRLFPPDDSPLPVSSRVCFVKFHDPDSAVVAQHLTNTVFVDRALIVVPYAEGVIPDETKALSLLAPANAVAGLLPGGGLLPTPNPLTQIGAVPLAALGAPALDPALAALGLPGTNLNSQSLAADQLLKLMSTVDPKLNHVAAGLVSPSLKSDTSSKEIEEAMKRVREAQSLISAAIEPDKKEEKRRHSRSRSRSRRRRTPSSSRHRRSRSRSRRRSHSKSRSRRRSKSPRRRRSHSRERGRRSRSTSKARDKKKEDKEKKRSKTPPKSYSTARRSRSASRERRRRRSRSGTRSPKKPRSPKRKLSRSPSPRRHKKEKKKDKDKERSRDERERSTSKKKRSKDKEKERERKSESDKDVKQVTRDYDEEEQGYDSEKEKKEEKRPTEAVSPKTKECSVEKGVGDLRESKVNGDDHHEEDMDMSD; encoded by the exons ATGAGCAGCACGGCAGTGGTCCCCAGCGCGCCAGGCCCGGGCCCAGGCCCCAGTGGCGGGCCAGGCGGCGGCACCGAGGTGATCCAGGTGACCAACGTGTCTCCGAGCGCCAGCTCAGAGCAGATGCGTACGCTCTTCGGCTTCCTGGGCAAGATCGACGAGCTGCGCCTCTTCCCGCCGGA tGACTCACCTTTGCCAGTCTCCTCTCGTGTCTGCTTTGTTAAGTTCCATGATCCAGACTCAGCAGTTGTGGCACAGCATCTGACAAACACTGTGTTCGTTGACAGAGCTTTGATAGTCGTACCATATGCTGAAG GAGTTATTCCTGATGAGACTAAGGCTTTGTCTCTATTGGCACCAGCTAATGCAGTGGCAGGTCTTCTGCCTGGTGGTGGACTCCTGCCTACCCCCAACCCACTTACCCAG ATTGGCGCTGTTCCCCTGGCTGCGTTGGGAGCTCCAGCTCTTGATCCTGCCCTTGCTGCTCTTGGGCTTCCAGGAACAAACTTGAACTCTCAG tccctTGCTGCAGACCAGCTATTGAAACTTATGAGTACTGTTGATCCCAA ATTGAATCATGTAGCAGCTGGTCTTGTTTCACCAAGTCTGAAGTCAGACACCTCtagtaaagaaatagaggaagccATGAAGAGAGTGCGTGAAGCCCAGTCCCTGATTTCTGCCGCTATTGAGCCAG acaagaaggaagaaaagagaagacattcGAGATCAAGATCTCgctcgaggaggaggaggacccccTCATCCTCCAGACACAG GCGGTCACGAAGCCGGTCAAGGAGGCGGTCACACTCCAAATCCAGGAGTAGAAGGAGATCCAAAAGTCCAAGACGGAGACGATCTCATTCCCGAGAGAGGGGTAGAAGGTCAAGGAGCACATCCAAAGCCAG agacaaaaagaaagaagataaagaaaagaaacgtTCCAAAACTCCACCAAAAAGCTACAGCACAGCCAGACGCTCTCGGAGTGCAAGCAG AGAGAGAAGACGACGGCGAAGTAGGAGTGGTACAAGATCCCCTAAAAAGCCCAGGTCTCCTAAAAGAAAGCTGTCTCGCTCACCATCCCCAAGGAG acataaaaaagagaagaagaaagataaggacaaagaaagaagcagagatgaAAGGGAACGATCAACAAGTAAAAAGAAGAGGAGCAAAGACAAGGAGAAGGAGCGAGAAAGGAAGTCTGAGAGTGACAAAGACGTCAAA CAGGTGACTCGGGATTATGATGAAGAGGAGCAAGGCTATGACagtgagaaggaaaagaaagaggagaagagaccAACAGAAGCAGTGTCCCCTAAAACAAAGGAGTGCTCTGTGGAGAAGGGGGTGGGCGACCTTCGAGAGTCCAAAGTGAACGGGGATGATCACCACGAAGAAGACATGGATATGAGTGACTGA
- the Srsf11 gene encoding serine/arginine-rich splicing factor 11 isoform 6 (isoform 6 is encoded by transcript variant 6): MSSTAVVPSAPGPGPGPSGGPGGGTEVIQVTNVSPSASSEQMRTLFGFLGKIDELRLFPPDDSPLPVSSRVCFVKFHDPDSAVVAQHLTNTVFVDRALIVVPYAEGVIPDETKALSLLAPANAVAGLLPGGGLLPTPNPLTQIGAVPLAALGAPALDPALAALGLPGTNLNSQSLAADQLLKLMSTVDPKLNHVAAGLVSPSLKSDTSSKEIEEAMKRVREAQSLISAAIEPDKKEEKRRHSRSRSRSRRRRTPSSSRHRRSRSRSRRRSHSKSRSRRRSKSPRRRRSHSRERGRRSRSTSKARDKKKEDKEKKRSKTPPKSYSTARRSRSASSLHVCDSRERRRRRSRSGTRSPKKPRSPKRKLSRSPSPRRHKKEKKKDKDKERSRDERERSTSKKKRSKDKEKERERKSESDKDVKQVTRDYDEEEQGYDSEKEKKEEKRPTEAVSPKTKECSVEKGVGDLRESKVNGDDHHEEDMDMSD, translated from the exons ATGAGCAGCACGGCAGTGGTCCCCAGCGCGCCAGGCCCGGGCCCAGGCCCCAGTGGCGGGCCAGGCGGCGGCACCGAGGTGATCCAGGTGACCAACGTGTCTCCGAGCGCCAGCTCAGAGCAGATGCGTACGCTCTTCGGCTTCCTGGGCAAGATCGACGAGCTGCGCCTCTTCCCGCCGGA tGACTCACCTTTGCCAGTCTCCTCTCGTGTCTGCTTTGTTAAGTTCCATGATCCAGACTCAGCAGTTGTGGCACAGCATCTGACAAACACTGTGTTCGTTGACAGAGCTTTGATAGTCGTACCATATGCTGAAG GAGTTATTCCTGATGAGACTAAGGCTTTGTCTCTATTGGCACCAGCTAATGCAGTGGCAGGTCTTCTGCCTGGTGGTGGACTCCTGCCTACCCCCAACCCACTTACCCAG ATTGGCGCTGTTCCCCTGGCTGCGTTGGGAGCTCCAGCTCTTGATCCTGCCCTTGCTGCTCTTGGGCTTCCAGGAACAAACTTGAACTCTCAG tccctTGCTGCAGACCAGCTATTGAAACTTATGAGTACTGTTGATCCCAA ATTGAATCATGTAGCAGCTGGTCTTGTTTCACCAAGTCTGAAGTCAGACACCTCtagtaaagaaatagaggaagccATGAAGAGAGTGCGTGAAGCCCAGTCCCTGATTTCTGCCGCTATTGAGCCAG acaagaaggaagaaaagagaagacattcGAGATCAAGATCTCgctcgaggaggaggaggacccccTCATCCTCCAGACACAG GCGGTCACGAAGCCGGTCAAGGAGGCGGTCACACTCCAAATCCAGGAGTAGAAGGAGATCCAAAAGTCCAAGACGGAGACGATCTCATTCCCGAGAGAGGGGTAGAAGGTCAAGGAGCACATCCAAAGCCAG agacaaaaagaaagaagataaagaaaagaaacgtTCCAAAACTCCACCAAAAAGCTACAGCACAGCCAGACGCTCTCGGAGTGCAAGCAG TTTGCACGTTTGTGATTCTAGAGAGAGAAGACGACGGCGAAGTAGGAGTGGTACAAGATCCCCTAAAAAGCCCAGGTCTCCTAAAAGAAAGCTGTCTCGCTCACCATCCCCAAGGAG acataaaaaagagaagaagaaagataaggacaaagaaagaagcagagatgaAAGGGAACGATCAACAAGTAAAAAGAAGAGGAGCAAAGACAAGGAGAAGGAGCGAGAAAGGAAGTCTGAGAGTGACAAAGACGTCAAA CAGGTGACTCGGGATTATGATGAAGAGGAGCAAGGCTATGACagtgagaaggaaaagaaagaggagaagagaccAACAGAAGCAGTGTCCCCTAAAACAAAGGAGTGCTCTGTGGAGAAGGGGGTGGGCGACCTTCGAGAGTCCAAAGTGAACGGGGATGATCACCACGAAGAAGACATGGATATGAGTGACTGA
- the Srsf11 gene encoding serine/arginine-rich splicing factor 11 isoform 4 (isoform 4 is encoded by transcript variant 4) has protein sequence MSSPPAPGTAGPTSPSVALTNLALRRNFFREAARAMSSTAVVPSAPGPGPGPSGGPGGGTEVIQVTNVSPSASSEQMRTLFGFLGKIDELRLFPPDDSPLPVSSRVCFVKFHDPDSAVVAQHLTNTVFVDRALIVVPYAEGVIPDETKALSLLAPANAVAGLLPGGGLLPTPNPLTQIGAVPLAALGAPALDPALAALGLPGTNLNSQSLAADQLLKLMSTVDPKLNHVAAGLVSPSLKSDTSSKEIEEAMKRVREAQSLISAAIEPDKKEEKRRHSRSRSRSRRRRTPSSSRHRRSRSRSRRRSHSKSRSRRRSKSPRRRRSHSRERGRRSRSTSKARDKKKEDKEKKRSKTPPKSYSTARRSRSASSLHVCDSRERRRRRSRSGTRSPKKPRSPKRKLSRSPSPRRHKKEKKKDKDKERSRDERERSTSKKKRSKDKEKERERKSESDKDVKQVTRDYDEEEQGYDSEKEKKEEKRPTEAVSPKTKECSVEKGVGDLRESKVNGDDHHEEDMDMSD, from the exons ATGTCGTCACCGCCAGCTCCCGGGACCGCAGGACCGACGAGCCCTTCCGTTGCCCTCACCAACCTCGCCCTCAGGAGAAACTTCTTTCGG GAGGCAGCCCGCGCCATGAGCAGCACGGCAGTGGTCCCCAGCGCGCCAGGCCCGGGCCCAGGCCCCAGTGGCGGGCCAGGCGGCGGCACCGAGGTGATCCAGGTGACCAACGTGTCTCCGAGCGCCAGCTCAGAGCAGATGCGTACGCTCTTCGGCTTCCTGGGCAAGATCGACGAGCTGCGCCTCTTCCCGCCGGA tGACTCACCTTTGCCAGTCTCCTCTCGTGTCTGCTTTGTTAAGTTCCATGATCCAGACTCAGCAGTTGTGGCACAGCATCTGACAAACACTGTGTTCGTTGACAGAGCTTTGATAGTCGTACCATATGCTGAAG GAGTTATTCCTGATGAGACTAAGGCTTTGTCTCTATTGGCACCAGCTAATGCAGTGGCAGGTCTTCTGCCTGGTGGTGGACTCCTGCCTACCCCCAACCCACTTACCCAG ATTGGCGCTGTTCCCCTGGCTGCGTTGGGAGCTCCAGCTCTTGATCCTGCCCTTGCTGCTCTTGGGCTTCCAGGAACAAACTTGAACTCTCAG tccctTGCTGCAGACCAGCTATTGAAACTTATGAGTACTGTTGATCCCAA ATTGAATCATGTAGCAGCTGGTCTTGTTTCACCAAGTCTGAAGTCAGACACCTCtagtaaagaaatagaggaagccATGAAGAGAGTGCGTGAAGCCCAGTCCCTGATTTCTGCCGCTATTGAGCCAG acaagaaggaagaaaagagaagacattcGAGATCAAGATCTCgctcgaggaggaggaggacccccTCATCCTCCAGACACAG GCGGTCACGAAGCCGGTCAAGGAGGCGGTCACACTCCAAATCCAGGAGTAGAAGGAGATCCAAAAGTCCAAGACGGAGACGATCTCATTCCCGAGAGAGGGGTAGAAGGTCAAGGAGCACATCCAAAGCCAG agacaaaaagaaagaagataaagaaaagaaacgtTCCAAAACTCCACCAAAAAGCTACAGCACAGCCAGACGCTCTCGGAGTGCAAGCAG TTTGCACGTTTGTGATTCTAGAGAGAGAAGACGACGGCGAAGTAGGAGTGGTACAAGATCCCCTAAAAAGCCCAGGTCTCCTAAAAGAAAGCTGTCTCGCTCACCATCCCCAAGGAG acataaaaaagagaagaagaaagataaggacaaagaaagaagcagagatgaAAGGGAACGATCAACAAGTAAAAAGAAGAGGAGCAAAGACAAGGAGAAGGAGCGAGAAAGGAAGTCTGAGAGTGACAAAGACGTCAAA CAGGTGACTCGGGATTATGATGAAGAGGAGCAAGGCTATGACagtgagaaggaaaagaaagaggagaagagaccAACAGAAGCAGTGTCCCCTAAAACAAAGGAGTGCTCTGTGGAGAAGGGGGTGGGCGACCTTCGAGAGTCCAAAGTGAACGGGGATGATCACCACGAAGAAGACATGGATATGAGTGACTGA
- the Srsf11 gene encoding serine/arginine-rich splicing factor 11 isoform X7, which produces MINNHRDQTLYFSEHKYFQQTQVVYQGDIFWVFLCVFCLQRECVLMQGCFSAGVIPDETKALSLLAPANAVAGLLPGGGLLPTPNPLTQIGAVPLAALGAPALDPALAALGLPGTNLNSQSLAADQLLKLMSTVDPKLNHVAAGLVSPSLKSDTSSKEIEEAMKRVREAQSLISAAIEPDKKEEKRRHSRSRSRSRRRRTPSSSRHRRSRSRSRRRSHSKSRSRRRSKSPRRRRSHSRERGRRSRSTSKARDKKKEDKEKKRSKTPPKSYSTARRSRSASSLHVCDSRERRRRRSRSGTRSPKKPRSPKRKLSRSPSPRRHKKEKKKDKDKERSRDERERSTSKKKRSKDKEKERERKSESDKDVKVTRDYDEEEQGYDSEKEKKEEKRPTEAVSPKTKECSVEKGVGDLRESKVNGDDHHEEDMDMSD; this is translated from the exons ATGATAAATAATCATAGAGatcaaactttatattttagcgAACATAAGTACTTTCAACAAACTCAGGTGGTGTATCAGGGAGACATTTTCTgggtgtttttgtgtgttttctgtctTCAAAGAGAGTGTGTTCTCATGCAAGGATGTTTCTCTGCAGGAGTTATTCCTGATGAGACTAAGGCTTTGTCTCTATTGGCACCAGCTAATGCAGTGGCAGGTCTTCTGCCTGGTGGTGGACTCCTGCCTACCCCCAACCCACTTACCCAG ATTGGCGCTGTTCCCCTGGCTGCGTTGGGAGCTCCAGCTCTTGATCCTGCCCTTGCTGCTCTTGGGCTTCCAGGAACAAACTTGAACTCTCAG tccctTGCTGCAGACCAGCTATTGAAACTTATGAGTACTGTTGATCCCAA ATTGAATCATGTAGCAGCTGGTCTTGTTTCACCAAGTCTGAAGTCAGACACCTCtagtaaagaaatagaggaagccATGAAGAGAGTGCGTGAAGCCCAGTCCCTGATTTCTGCCGCTATTGAGCCAG acaagaaggaagaaaagagaagacattcGAGATCAAGATCTCgctcgaggaggaggaggacccccTCATCCTCCAGACACAG GCGGTCACGAAGCCGGTCAAGGAGGCGGTCACACTCCAAATCCAGGAGTAGAAGGAGATCCAAAAGTCCAAGACGGAGACGATCTCATTCCCGAGAGAGGGGTAGAAGGTCAAGGAGCACATCCAAAGCCAG agacaaaaagaaagaagataaagaaaagaaacgtTCCAAAACTCCACCAAAAAGCTACAGCACAGCCAGACGCTCTCGGAGTGCAAGCAG TTTGCACGTTTGTGATTCTAGAGAGAGAAGACGACGGCGAAGTAGGAGTGGTACAAGATCCCCTAAAAAGCCCAGGTCTCCTAAAAGAAAGCTGTCTCGCTCACCATCCCCAAGGAG acataaaaaagagaagaagaaagataaggacaaagaaagaagcagagatgaAAGGGAACGATCAACAAGTAAAAAGAAGAGGAGCAAAGACAAGGAGAAGGAGCGAGAAAGGAAGTCTGAGAGTGACAAAGACGTCAAA GTGACTCGGGATTATGATGAAGAGGAGCAAGGCTATGACagtgagaaggaaaagaaagaggagaagagaccAACAGAAGCAGTGTCCCCTAAAACAAAGGAGTGCTCTGTGGAGAAGGGGGTGGGCGACCTTCGAGAGTCCAAAGTGAACGGGGATGATCACCACGAAGAAGACATGGATATGAGTGACTGA